The Carassius auratus strain Wakin chromosome 40, ASM336829v1, whole genome shotgun sequence genome has a segment encoding these proteins:
- the LOC113058790 gene encoding mediator of RNA polymerase II transcription subunit 19a-like isoform X1 — protein sequence MRQPLVAGNRSFTSVDQSLKLNCFIMDFDLSEAVGDDEVKKSDGKQVEGIFGLGKKDKDKGKRKDKSHDKDKHKEHKDKEHKHKDKEHKGKDKKKKKDKEHKKKSGGKSSSSSSDSHHVWAEDRL from the exons atgagacaaCCCCTTGTTGCTGGAAACAGGTCTTTCACAAGCGTCGACCAGAGTCTAAAACTAAACTGTTTCATCATGGACTTCGATCTGAGCGAAG CTGTTGGAGATGATGAGGTGAAGAAGTCGGACGGCAAACAGGTGGAAGGGATATTTGGGCTTGGAAAGAAGGATAAAGACAAAGGAAAGCGCAAAGACAAG agtcATGATAAGGAtaaacacaaagaacacaaagataAAGAACATAAGCACAAAGATAAGGAACATAAAGGCAaagacaagaagaagaagaaggacaaGGAACACAAGAAGAAGAGCGGTGGCAAGTCCTCGTCTTCCTCCAGCGATTCG catcATGTCTGGGCTGAGGACAGACTGTGA
- the LOC113058790 gene encoding mediator of RNA polymerase II transcription subunit 19a-like isoform X2, with translation MRQPLVAGNRSFTSVDQSLKLNCFIMDFDLSEAVGDDEVKKSDGKQVEGIFGLGKKDKDKGKRKDKSHDKDKHKEHKDKEHKHKDKEHKGKDKKKKKDKEHKKKSGGKSSSSSSDSD, from the exons atgagacaaCCCCTTGTTGCTGGAAACAGGTCTTTCACAAGCGTCGACCAGAGTCTAAAACTAAACTGTTTCATCATGGACTTCGATCTGAGCGAAG CTGTTGGAGATGATGAGGTGAAGAAGTCGGACGGCAAACAGGTGGAAGGGATATTTGGGCTTGGAAAGAAGGATAAAGACAAAGGAAAGCGCAAAGACAAG agtcATGATAAGGAtaaacacaaagaacacaaagataAAGAACATAAGCACAAAGATAAGGAACATAAAGGCAaagacaagaagaagaagaaggacaaGGAACACAAGAAGAAGAGCGGTGGCAAGTCCTCGTCTTCCTCCAGCGATTCG gactgA